CGATGTCCTCGATGCGGGCCCCGCAGCGCCCCTGCAGGTAGATGCCGGGCTCCACGGAGAACGTCATGCCCGCCTCCAGCGGCAGGTCGTTGCCGGCGACGATGTAGGGCGCCTCGTGGGTGTCCAGGCCGATCCCGTGCCCGGTGCGGTGGATGAAGTACTCCCCCCACCCGGCGGCGGCGATCACCTCGCGCGCGGCGGCGTCCACCTGCTCGGCGGTCACCCTGGGGCGGACGGCGGCGGTGGAGGCCGCCTGCGCCTGCTGCAGGACGGCGTACCACTCGGCGACCTCCGCACCCGGGTCGCGGCCGACCGCGTAGGTCCGGGTGCAGTCCGACCGGTAGCCGGTGGCCGTCTGCCCGCCGATGTCGACCACCACGACGTCGCCGGCCTGGACCACCCGGCCGGACAGCTCGTGGTGCGGGCTGGCGCCGTTGGGCCCGGACCCGACGATCGTGAAGTCCACCGCCACGTGCCCCTCGGCGAGGATCGCCGCGGCGATGTCCGCGCCGACCTCGGCCTCGGTGCGGCCCACCCGCAGCCAGTCGGCCATCCGGGCGTGCACCCGGTCGATGGCCGCGCCGGCGGCGGTGAGCTCGGCGACCTCCGCCGGCGTCTTCACCATCCGCAGCCGGTCGAGCACCGGGCCGGCCAGCTCCAGGCGCGCCCCGGGCAGCGCGCCGGCCACGCCGAGGGCGTGCAGCGCCCAGGTGCGGTCCCCGACGGCGACCCGCGCCGGCCCCGCGCCCAGCCGACCGGTGGCCGCCCGCGCCAGGGCCGCGAACGGGTCGTCGGTCTCGTCCCAGGCCAGCACCTCCAGGCCGAGCGCGCCGGCCGGGCTGGCCTGCACCATCGGTGCCTCCAGCCGGGGGACGACGAGGAACGGCTCGCCCTGCCGGGGCACCACCAGCGCGGTGAGCCGCTCCATGGCGTGCGCGTCGTAACCGCACAGGTAGCGCAGGTCCGAGCCCGGGGTCGTGACGAGCAGGTCGACCCCCGTCGCGGCGGCCAGGTCGCGCGCGGCGTGCAGGCGGTCGGGGGTCACCAGCGGCCCAGCGGCGGTCGGAGCGGCGGTCGGGGTGGACACGCTGCGCAGCGTAACCAGGGGCTGGGAGCCCGGGCGCCGGGTCGTTACCGTCCCGGGTCGTGACCACGATGCTGCTGGACGCCGCGAGCCTCTACTTCCGCGCGTTCCACGGCGTCCCCACCAGCGTGACCTCCCCCGACGGGCGCCCGGTCAACGCCGTCCGCGGCTTCCTGGACATGACCGCCCGGCTGGTCACCGCGCACGCCCCGGACCGGCTGGTCGCCTGCTGGGACGACGACTGGCGGCCGGCCTTCCGCGTGCAGGCGCTGCCGTCCTACAAGGCGCACCGGCTGTCCCCCGAGGGCGGGGAGGAGACACCCGACGAGCTCGGCCCGCAGGTGCCGGTGCTGGTCGAGGTGCTCGCCGCGGCCGGCCTCGCGCGGGTCGGCGCGCCCGGCTACGAGGCCGACGACGTGATCGGCACGCTGGCCACCCGCGCCCGCGGCCCGGTCGACGTGGTCACCGGCGACCGCGACCTGTTCCAGCTGGTGGACGACGAGCGCGGCGTGCGGGTGCTCTACACCGCCCGCGGCATCGGCGACATCGAGGTGGTCGACGAGGCGGCGGTGGCGGCGAGGTACGGCATCCCCGGCCGCGGCTACGCCGACTTCGCGGTGCTCCGCGGGGACCCCAGCGACGGCCTGCCCGGCGTGGCCGGCATCGGCGCCAAGACCGCCGCCGCGCTGGTCACCGCGTTCGGTGACCTGGCCGGCGTCCGGGCGGCCGCCGCGCGCACCGTCGTCCCGAGGCCGCCCCTGACCGCCGCGGTGCTCAGGCGGCTGCACGAGGGGGCGGACTACCTCGACGCCGCCCCGGTGGTCGTCGCCGTGGCCCGCGACGTCGACCTGCCGGCGGTCGACGGCGCGCTCCCCCGGCGCCCGGCCGACCCCGGCGCGCTGGCCGCGCTGGCCGCCGCGCACGGCATCGGTTCCTCGCTGCGCCGGCTGGGGGCCGCGCTGGGCTGGCCGGCCGACGCGCTCGCCTGACCCGGCCCCCTCCGGAGGCTCGGCCCGAGCGTGCGAGGGCCGAGAGGGAGGGGGTCCTCTCTCACACCTCCTCCCACGTGTAGGCGGCGGTGGCCTCGTCGGCGATGACGATGCGCAGCGTGACGGCCTCGTCGGCGGCGGTGGTGCCGGTGCACTCGTAGGCCGCGCCCTGCTCGACCTGCATCTCGTCGTCGCAGGTCAGTTCCACCGCCACCCCCTCCCGCCGCTCGAACTGCTCGGCCACGGCCTCCTCGACCGCGCCGGTGTCCAGCACGGTGTCACCGAGCAGCCGGGCGGCCACGACGGCGACCAGCAGCAGCACCGCCGGCACGGCGATGCCGGCGACCAGGCTGCGGCGCGAGCGGCCCGGGCCGGCCGGCGGGACCGGCGGCGGCTGGGCGCCCCAGGGCTGTCCGGGGGGCTGCTGCGGGTATGGAGGCTGGGCGTACGGCGGCGCGTACTGCGGCTGCGCGTACGGCGGCTGGCCGGGACCGGGGTGGCCGTACGGGCCCGGCGCCGGCGGCCCCCAGGGACCGGGCTGCTGGCCCCACGGCGGCGCCGGCCACGGGGGCGGCTGGGCACCGGGCGGGCCGGGCTCACCGGGCGGGGGCCCGCCGTGCGGGGGGTGGGTCATCGTCGCTCCCGTCGAGGGTCCGCAGGCCTCCGCCGCCGCGCCGATGGTGCCACGGGCCTCAGCCGCCCACCGCGACGGCGACCACGCCGCGCCGCACCCGCTGCACCGCCGTCCGGGCGGTGGACGCCACCGGCTGGTCCGCCACCTTGGCCAGCTGGTCGAGCACGTCCAGCAGCTGGCGGGCCCAGCGCACGAAGTCCCCGCCGGACAGCTCCGTGCCGGCCTGCTCGGCGCCGGCCAGCACCCGGTCCAGGCTCTGCCCGTCGGTCCAGCGGTAGGCCGCCCAGGCGAACCCGAGGTCCAGGTCGCGGGTGGCCGGGACGCCGTGGTCGAGCTCGACGTCCTGCAGCCGGGAGCGGATCCGCCGCATCTCCGCGATGGCCTGCCCCGCGCGGCCGCTGGGCACCGCGGGCTGGCCGGGCGTCTCCCGCCGCGCCTCGAAGACCACCGTGGACACCGCGGCGGCGAGCTCCGCGGGGGTCAGCCCGCGCCACACCCCCGCGCGCAGGCACTCGGCGACCAGCAGGTCGGCCTCCGACCAGATGCGTGCCAGCCGCCGGCCGTCGGCGGTGGCCACCGGGGACTCGTCGGCGACCTCGTGGTCCACCGGGTCGCCGCCCTCGGCCACCGGCGGCGCCGCGGGGTCGGGCACCAGGTAGCCCAGCTCCTCGAGGACGTCGCAGGTGCGGTCGAACTGGCGGGTCAGCGAGCCGGTGCGCTCGGCCATCCGCCGGTGGGTCGCCTCGGCCTCCCGGGTGGCGCGCAGCCAGCGCTCGGCCGCGCGCACCCGCTCCTCCCGGTCGGGCAGGGTGTGCACCGGGTGGGCCCGCAGCGCCTGCCGCAGGTCGTGCAGCACCGGGTCGTCGGCGGCCGCGGAGCGGTGCCGGACCCGCCGGGCGCCCAGGTCGTTGTCCACCCGGGCGCTGCGCAGCGTCGCGGCGAGGTCGCGGCGGGCGTGCGGGCTGCGGTGGTTGAAGTTCCTCGGCACCCGCACCCGGGTCAGCGCGGACACCGGCGTCGGGAAGTCGACGGCGCCCAGCCGGCCGGCCCACTTGTCCTCGGTGAGCACCAGCGGGCGCGGCTCGCTCAGGTCGCTCACCCCGGGGTCCAGGACGACGGCCAGCCCCTGGCGGCGTCCCGATGGCACCCGGATGACGTCCCCGGGACGCAGCGCGGCCAGCGCGTCGGAGGCCTCCAGCCGGCGCTTGGCCGCGGAGTCCCGGGACAGCTCCTTCTCCCGGTCGGCGATCTCCTGGCGCAGCCGCGCGTACCCGGCGACGTCGCCGCCGGCGGACTGCAGCTCGGCGGCCCAGCGCACCGCGTCCTGCTCGTGCCGCGCCGCGGCGCGGGCCAGCCCGACGACCGAGCGGTCGGCCTGGAACTGGGCGAAGGAGGAGGCCAGCAGCTCCCGCGCGCGGGCCCGGCCGAACGAGCTGACCAGGTTGACGGCCATGTTGTAGCTCGGCCGGAAGCTCGACCGCAGCGGGTAGGTGCGGGTGCTGGCCAGCCCGGCGACCACCGCCGGGTCGGTGCCCGGCGCCCAGACGACGACGGCGTGCCCCTCCACGTCGATGCCGCGCCGGCCGGCCCGGCCGGTGAGCTGGGTGTACTCCCCCGGCGTGACGTCGACGTGTGCCTCGCCGTTCCACTTGACCAGCCGCTCCAGGACGACGGTGCGCGCCGGCATGTTGATGCCCAGCGCGAGGGTCTCGGTGGCGAAGACGGCCTTCACCAGGCCGCGGACGAAGCACTCCTCGACGGCCTCCTTGAACGCCGGCACCAGGCCGGCGTGGTGCGCGGCGATCCCGGCCAGCAGGCCCTCGCGCCACTCCCAGAAGCCGAGGACGTGCAGGTCCTCGTCCGGCAGCGAGCCGGTGCGCTCGTCGACGATCGCGGCGATCTCCGCGCGCTCGTGCTCGTCGGTGAGCCGCAGCCCGGCCCGCAGGCACTGGTCGACGGCGGCGTCGCAGCCGTTGCGGCTGAACACGAAGGTGATCGCCGGCAGCAGGCCGTCGCGGTCCAGCCGCTCGATGACG
This window of the Geodermatophilus sp. DSM 44513 genome carries:
- a CDS encoding DUF4333 domain-containing protein, with product MLLLVAVVAARLLGDTVLDTGAVEEAVAEQFERREGVAVELTCDDEMQVEQGAAYECTGTTAADEAVTLRIVIADEATAAYTWEEV
- a CDS encoding Xaa-Pro peptidase family protein, coding for MSTPTAAPTAAGPLVTPDRLHAARDLAAATGVDLLVTTPGSDLRYLCGYDAHAMERLTALVVPRQGEPFLVVPRLEAPMVQASPAGALGLEVLAWDETDDPFAALARAATGRLGAGPARVAVGDRTWALHALGVAGALPGARLELAGPVLDRLRMVKTPAEVAELTAAGAAIDRVHARMADWLRVGRTEAEVGADIAAAILAEGHVAVDFTIVGSGPNGASPHHELSGRVVQAGDVVVVDIGGQTATGYRSDCTRTYAVGRDPGAEVAEWYAVLQQAQAASTAAVRPRVTAEQVDAAAREVIAAAGWGEYFIHRTGHGIGLDTHEAPYIVAGNDLPLEAGMTFSVEPGIYLQGRCGARIEDIVVCTDEGVTALNGGPRELVVLPG
- a CDS encoding RNA helicase, coding for MSSPAERYAAARRRSAHPALADFTGELGFSLDPFQVQACEALDRGSGVLVCAPTGAGKTVVGEFAVHKALAEGRKAFYTTPIKALSNQKYNDLVDRYGEARVGLLTGDNAINGDAPVVVMTTEVLRNMLYADSPAIDGLGYVVMDEVHYLADRFRGAVWEEVIIHLPASVTLVSLSATVSNAEEFADWLVTVRGSTEVVVSEVRPIPLWQHMLVGNRVFDLFSLRPAAHAAEQGDTPRGQSTRERGASVVDPELVRYVREYERRIDSWGGGGNGGSRRDRGDWHKPRYRPPARPDVIERLDRDGLLPAITFVFSRNGCDAAVDQCLRAGLRLTDEHERAEIAAIVDERTGSLPDEDLHVLGFWEWREGLLAGIAAHHAGLVPAFKEAVEECFVRGLVKAVFATETLALGINMPARTVVLERLVKWNGEAHVDVTPGEYTQLTGRAGRRGIDVEGHAVVVWAPGTDPAVVAGLASTRTYPLRSSFRPSYNMAVNLVSSFGRARARELLASSFAQFQADRSVVGLARAAARHEQDAVRWAAELQSAGGDVAGYARLRQEIADREKELSRDSAAKRRLEASDALAALRPGDVIRVPSGRRQGLAVVLDPGVSDLSEPRPLVLTEDKWAGRLGAVDFPTPVSALTRVRVPRNFNHRSPHARRDLAATLRSARVDNDLGARRVRHRSAAADDPVLHDLRQALRAHPVHTLPDREERVRAAERWLRATREAEATHRRMAERTGSLTRQFDRTCDVLEELGYLVPDPAAPPVAEGGDPVDHEVADESPVATADGRRLARIWSEADLLVAECLRAGVWRGLTPAELAAAVSTVVFEARRETPGQPAVPSGRAGQAIAEMRRIRSRLQDVELDHGVPATRDLDLGFAWAAYRWTDGQSLDRVLAGAEQAGTELSGGDFVRWARQLLDVLDQLAKVADQPVASTARTAVQRVRRGVVAVAVGG
- a CDS encoding 5'-3' exonuclease, producing the protein MLLDAASLYFRAFHGVPTSVTSPDGRPVNAVRGFLDMTARLVTAHAPDRLVACWDDDWRPAFRVQALPSYKAHRLSPEGGEETPDELGPQVPVLVEVLAAAGLARVGAPGYEADDVIGTLATRARGPVDVVTGDRDLFQLVDDERGVRVLYTARGIGDIEVVDEAAVAARYGIPGRGYADFAVLRGDPSDGLPGVAGIGAKTAAALVTAFGDLAGVRAAAARTVVPRPPLTAAVLRRLHEGADYLDAAPVVVAVARDVDLPAVDGALPRRPADPGALAALAAAHGIGSSLRRLGAALGWPADALA